The Vibrio tritonius genomic sequence ACGTAGGTAATGATACGTTCAACATGCCACGGTTTGATGTTAATTCAATGACAATCAGCGTACTAAGATCATTTAGGAGCGTACTAACTCCACTGCAATACTGCATAAAGCTGAATGTACTTTTTTACTTGTTGTTGGTTTTGTGAGCGTTTAAGTGGATGACCATATTTCAAATAACACGGGCTAATCTGAAATAGAGTTTCAAGGCTTTTTGTCATTTGAGATTCACTTTCATAAAGATGAATACCTTGTAGACGGTATTCATCAATCTCATCAGGTAGTTGTCCTGTCCACCAATGCAGTAACTCTCGGCTTTTTTGGCTGCGGCTAATCCAGTGGTCGGTTAACAGTAACAGTAAATCGTTGGGTTGCATCGCATAACCATACTCCTCTTTCCACTGTGCGATCTCTTTCATCAGTTTTTCTCGGCATGTTTTGCCAGCGCTAAACATATGATGAGTTAAGATCCAAACCGTACCGACATCGCAACTCACTCGGTAGTGATGGGGCTGTTCTTGATGTTGAACAGATTCTATCGCATTGAACTCACAAGCGTGACCAAACTCAGTTAATGTACGTGCTAATCGCCTAGCAAACGCCAACCCCAGGTGGTGCTCACTCATTCCTTGATTATGGATAGTAGGGTAATGTTTTTCACACAGTTTAAGGCAATCGTTTTGGAACTCGTTAACGCTTTGAGTGAGGACATCCAGTAACAACGCATTGTTCTCCTGTCAAAATAAGGTCATCAACTCAGCCTTTGTATATAACAAAGCAGGGGAGAGGTACTTATCTGAAGTAATTAATATTGCATATGAGTGTTTTGGCTAGGTATCGGGTCTTTGATTCGGTTAGTAAATGGTTGTTGATTAGACAACCGATAGATTTTGTTACAAAGAAAACGCTCAGAAACTACTATAAACGGGCTTAACAAAACCCGCAAATTGAACACCACAATAACTGGCGATAAATCACGTTAACGCCTTTATTTTAGAGCCTTGATGCTAAATTCAATGCCGTGCGTTGTAAGTCGATTATGGCCCATGTTCAAAAAATTAGAACATCTTGTTCAGTGTAGCTGACTGTAGCCGTTGCATAGCTTGGTAAATACTTTGTTATATCTGCTTTATCAATAAGCAAATAGTTTGATAATTATTTAGTCTAACAATGAGGTAAATGAATGACTTCTTCGGTGACTCATTACAATTTGGTTGCACGTACCGTCCATTGGGTTTCGGCTTTGGTCATTATCGGTATGTTTAGTGTTGGCCTATGGATGGTGGACTTATCCTATTACAGCCAGTGGTACCAAACGGCACCGCATTGGCATAAATCGGTTGGACTACTCTTGGCTGGGCTAACGTTATTTCGCTTTGTGTGGAAAATAGTGACGGCGTCACCTGATGTTGAGGGTAATACGTTAGTGCGTATCGCCGCGAAGATCGTTCATTTGGCTATGTACTTATTACTTGCTGGATTGTTTATCAGTGGTTATCTCATTTCGACTGAAGATGGACGCGGTATTGAAGTGTTTAATTGGTTTACTCTTCCTGGTGGAGGAGAGCTCTTTACACACCAAGCCGATATTGCCGGTGATGTTCACTTTTATGCAGCATGGACTCTGATTATCCTCGCTGTTGCTCACGTTTTAGCTGCGCTTAAACACCATTTCATCGATAAAGACAACACGCTTCGTAAAATGACAGGAGTCATAAAATGAAACACAAAGCACTGACTATGGGGCTAGCACTGGCCTTATCATTACCCTTTACAGCCAATGCTGCCGATTATGTTATTGATACCAAAGGAGCTCACGCTTCAATCAATTTCAAAGTGAGTCACTTAGGTTACAGCTATACTTTGGGCCGTTTTAATACCTTTGATGGTGAGTTTTCTTACGATCCTAAGAACGTTTCGGCCTCTAAGGTAACCGTTAATGTCGATACGACCAGTGTTGACTCAAATCACGCTGAGCGTGATAAACATATTCGTAGCAAAGACTTTATCAATGCTTCGAAATTTTCAACAGCCACCTTCACTAGTACTAAAGTTTCTGACTTGGGAGAAGGTAAATTGGCTATCGACGGTAATTTGAATCTACACGGACAAACCAAACCTATCACGATCAACGCGCAATTCGTTGGTGGTGGTAAGGACCCTTGGGGTGGTGAGCGTGTTGGTTTTACTGGTACTACTCGTCTCGAGCTGGCGGATTTTGATATTCCAGTCATGGGACCGACGAGCTACGCTGAAATGAGCCTCTACGTTGAAGGTATTAAGAAATAACCTTCGCGATAAAACACTGCATTACACTTTCACCGCCCATTATTTGTGGGCGGTGTTGTTTTTTAGATTAGTTGACAAGTGGATTTATTATCCCCACTAATAACCTTATTCAATTTATGACTATTATTTGCCTGCCATGCTTCTTATATATTGAATTCAGTTTGTTCAATTTTAAGAGGCTTACGTCGTATGAATGACAAGCAGAACATCACTAACTCAGACGAGGTTTCAAGTGGCGATATGGATTTAAATCGCCGTTCAACAATGAAGAAAATCGCGTCGCTAATTGTCGCAGGTTTAGTCACTCCAACGATATTCAACTCAAAAACGAGTCATGCAGCTCCCATTATCAATGGCCAACTAAAGGTCGCTGTCGTTTACTTTTCTAAAACGGGAAACACTCAGTTTTTGGCTCAGGAAATTAGTCGTCTTTCCGGTGGTACTCTAATCGAAGTAAAAACTGTTGAGCCATATCCAGAAAACTATCGGGCAACCACACGCAAAGCCAAAATTGAGCAGGAAGAAAACGCCAGACCTGAGATTACAATGTCCGGTTCGATTGAAGATGCGGATTACGTATTTATAGGTTACCCAAACTGGTGGGGGACGTTACCGATGGCTTTGTTTACTTACCTTGAACAGGTAAGTACTGCCAATAAAACCATTATTCCGTTCTGCACTCATGAGGGGAGTCAACTTGGTAGAGGTCCACGCGATATCCGACGACTTTGTCCTTCAAGTACCACTTTAGCCGGTTACGCTCAGCGTGGTGGAGATTTGGAATTGGTAAAAAGCAGTCGCTCAGTTAACGCGTTGCATCAATGGTTAGCAAGTGTTTCTGTTTAACTTGGGTAGGAACGTCACTTGAAGAGAAATACAGAGCTGATAGTACGGCTATTGTTAGAGTTAGGTATTGTTATACTTATTCTCTTTGGGTTTGCCTATGATTTGACTGGAAGCACGTACCATGAGTTGCTGGGGATGGGTATGGTGGTTTTGATTATATTCCATCATGTCTTCAATTATCGATGGTATCTTTCACTTAAGTCTGGCAAATACAATCAAAGCCGCTATTTTCGAACGGTAGTCAATTTAGGCTTAGCGGCATCATCGTTAATAATGCTCTTTGGTGGCCTGCTAAATTCTTATGTCCTTGAGGATCTTTTGGGCATCGAATGGCATTGGGATACGCGGACTATTCATACGGTCAGTGCTTATTGGTACCTTGTTTTTGCTTCTATCCATTTAGGGATGCATTGGGCAATGATTAAGACCATGACCCGTAACAGTTTAGGTATTCAAGTAAAACGAAACCAAGGTTCTGTTTTTTATCAAAGGCTGAATCAGTTGTTATGTGTGGTTCTTACTCTGTTGGGCTTCTTCGCTATCTATCAACGTCAGATTATGCAGAAATTGTTTGCCTTAGTTACTTACGATTTCTGGGATTTTGAAACCTCAGTATGGCCGTTTTTTCTCCAGTTTTGCGCCGTTATGTTTCTCTTTTCTTTTTTAGTTGGGATTGTGTTGCCTAAATTTCTACTCAATAGAAAACGCAAGTAAGACGACTATACCCAAGTAACCTCAAGATACGGTTTCAGCGAGAATGTATTCGCTTATAGGCAAGGCACCGATTTGAATACCTAGTTATTCTACGTAGAAAATCGGTAACGCAGCATAGGAGCGAATACAACTCGCCCCTTGGGAGCTCATCAACAAGCCCATTTCTGCGCCCAATGACGTTGAAAGGGAATGACCATTCCTGCCGTCATTGAGCTTGACCTGTGCTCGTTGATGAAGCTCTGAAGTCTGCATCTTGAGGTCATTTGGGTATATTTTACATAAAGAGCGGATATATAGTTAGAACACTGATTGTTGATTGTGCCGCTTTGCTAATAGGTTCTATCAGATAATAGGGACTAATAACTTTTTAAGGGATGGTTATACTGCATCGCAAAAGAGTCAAATTCAGATTTGCTCTAATCATGGTTCGTTTCTTAGGAGTTCCAAATGGAAAATTTTATCTTTCATAACCCCACAACGGTTGATTTTGGATCTGAGCGTCAACACGCTATCGGTGAACACTTAGCAAAAAATGGTGCTAAACACGTATTGGTTGTTTATGGTAGTGACCGTGTTAAACGTGATGGATTATTTGGCGACGTTCAAGCTAGCCTTGAAAAACAAGGTATCACATTTTGTGAATTAGGCGGTGTTGTAAGTAATCCTCTTCTCACTAAAGTTAGAGAAGGTGTTGCGCTAGCAAAATTAGAGAAAGTTGATGCTGTTCTGGCTGTTGGCGGTGGTTCTGTTCTGGACAGTGTAAAAGCTATTGCTGCAGGTGCTAAATTTGAAGGAGATGTTTGGGACCTATTCATCGGCAAAGCACCGGTTGAGTCTGCATTACCTATCTTTTCTATCCTGACCCTAGCTGCTACAGGTAGTGAAATGAACTGTGGTTCTGTTGTGACAAATGAAGAAACCAAGGAAAAATTGGGTTTAAACACGCCTGCATTATTTCCTACAGTGTCTGTTGTTAACCCTGATTTGATGAAAACGGTAAGCCGTGATTATCTGGTTTATTCAGCATCTGATATTATTGCTCACTCAATTGAAGGTTACTTTACAGCAACTGTTCAACCTAACTTCCAAAATCGTTTGATTGAATCAATCATCAAAACAGTTATCGAAACAACGGAACAATTGTTGGAAGATAATGACAACTACACTGCTCGCGCTCAATTTGCATGGGCTTCAACTCAGGCGCTAAATGGTTTGATTTACTCAGGTACAGCGGGGTTCAACTATCCTAATCATACCATTGAGCACGCAATTTCTGCTGAGTACAACGTGCCACACGGTGCTGGTCTTTCTGTAGTCATGCCAGCTTGGATGAAGTGGTATCATGGCCGCAACGAAGCTCAATTCACTCGTTTTGCTAAAGAAGTGTTTGGCTTAGAAACAGCGCTGGAAGGTATTGAAGCGTTAGAAGCATGGTTTGATAAGATTGGTACACCAACACGTCTGTCTCAGTTTGATATTCAGGAATCTGAATTTGATGCACTAGCAGACAGTATTGTGAAACACGCAAATTGGTTTGGTAACGCTGATACGTACACCAAAGAAGCTGCACTTGAAATCCTGACTATCGCTAAATAATACGGCTTATTAAGCCATTAATGAAAATGAATCTATAGGTTTTGTCCAATAATATGCCCCTTCAATATAAGGAGAGGATAGCGTGACCTCAAAAGAGGTTCGAAAACCAGAGTTTCTGGCACTACTCGATGAGCTACATAATGCAATGGTTGCTGTGGATATTAATCGTTTGGATGATATGCTGGAAGATGACTATTCACTGCATCACATCACAGGTTATGAGCAGCCTAAGAGGGAGTGGTTTGATGTGATGATAGACCATTCTTTTGATTACCATAATATTCGAGTTAATACTGATAGCCTGGTATTAGCCATCAGTGGAAGTGGTAACAGCGCGATTGTGAGTGGTAAAGGTATCTTTGATGCCACTATTAATGGCATGCATAGCCCATGGCGTTTAGAGTTTACTCATGAATGGTATTATCACATAACAGGGTGGCGATTAGTCTGTAGTCGCTACCGTAGTTACTAATGTAATCAAGCTTGGCGCCGGTAATTAGTCGGCGTCATTCCTGTCTCTTTGCGAAATAAACGAGCAAAATGGCTTGAGTTCGCGTACCCCACAGCCATTGCTACATCAATCACACTCATTTTCGTTTCTCTCAGCAACCGTTTGGCCTCTTCTATTCGCAGTTTTATATGGTATTGAGATGGAGGAACACCCGTCGCTCAAGGTTCAACTACCGGGTTAACCGAGAGTAAGAAGAGAGTAAATGCTTATATCGTGAGGGCCTTCGGGCCCTTTTTAGATCATGGTTAATGATATATACCCAAATGACCTCAAGATGCAGACTTCAGAGCTTCATCAACGAGCTTTTCCCTTAGTCGGGGGAGTGGGCTCAGCCACTAATTCGAAATGTATCGATAATATAGTGGCTGAATCGGGAGTGTTGTTAAGCAGCTTTATTTGTTGAATTTTTTGTCCAAAGGATCAATGCACTTAATGCCGTAAATAGACCTATTATCCAGGTCATTGTCCACGGCGTACCATCTTTGAACGTCGCTAACAGAAGAGTGGAAATTATTCCGCTGCCATACTGCAGCGAACCAATGACTGCAGAGGCAGAACCTGCATTTCTTTCTATCTCATCTAGTGCTGCCGCTGTAGAAGATGCAGCGATAATGCCGTTCATCGAGAAGGCGATGAATATAGGTAATATGATCATCCAGATGCCACCAAATTCCTCTTTCACAGATAGCATCATGATGGCAATGCTTAGTGCTGCGATTAGTGTCGTTGCTTTGAGCAAGGTATCTAGACTGAAATGACGTACCAATTGTTGGTTTACAAAACTCATCGCCATCACACCCACAATATTAATTGCAAATAACCAACCGTAGTGTTGAGGGTCAATGCCAAAATAATCTATATAAACGAATGGTGAGCCGGTGATAAACGCATAGATTGCCACGTAATAGAAGGTAAGGCTCAGCGTATAACGCATGAATGGGAGATTTTTAAATAACTCGAAGTAGTTAATAAATGCTGTAGAGAGCGATGCTTTAGTTCGATTTTCTACATTTAATGTCTCAGGTAAATAGAAAATTGAAAAGAACATTAATGTACCAATCATTGCCAGTAACCAAAAAATCGAATGCCATGAGCTGAATTTGATCATTTGACCGCCCAGCAATGGACCAGCAATTGGTGCAATAGCCATAATAATAAACAGTGTCGATAACATATGTGCTGCTCTACTGCGTGTATATAAATCGCGGATCATTGCTCGAGAGAGCATAGGTCCGGTACACGCCCCCAACGCTTGAAATACCCGCCAGAAAACAATCTGTTCGATACTCTGCGACATTGCACAACCGATAGAACCAGCAACAAACAACACCATACCAATAAACAAAGGAACACGGCGGCCAATATGGTCACTTATGGGGCCCCAAATCAATTGAGCAATAGCAAAACCAATCAAAAAACCAGTTACTGTGAGTTCTGCATTGCCTTGTAATTCAGTCGCCATTGTCGGCATCGCCGGTAGATAGATGTCGGTCGAAAGTGATGTAAATGCCATCAAAGCACCGAGTATTGACATAAAAAATATGCCTGTTGTTGGTGAGGTAGTACGTTTGATTATTGAAACTTCGTTATTCATAGTTGATTAATCACTTCCCGATAAAAGATATAGGTAACACACGTGTGTTACTGGCCAAATTTTATCAAACTGGAATTGATTCAATAATCAACCAAACCGTAATGGTGCTATGAGTATTATTAATCAATAATGTTTTTTGAGCGGGCGGCTAGGTATTGGCATTTGCCATATGGACCACTCGCGACAATGTATTGCGTATCAATTTGGGGATCTGCTGTTCACCACATGCTTCGGCATAATTGACAATGGCGAGGGCCAAATCGGGCTTGGCTATTTTCTTTAATACTTTAGTGACTACTTTTTTGGGTGGGATGGGATGGTCATTGGGAATCTTTACTAATTGACGGAAAAAAGACTCAAAGCCATTGATGTAAAGAAAATGCTCGATGTCTTGTTCTGGCAGTTCTGTTAAGCGGTGGGATTCGGTATCGTGGTCTAACATACTTCGTACGGTTGTCGCGTACTTCTTGCCTGCAGCATCACCATCAGTGACTACATGCCAATCAATGCCAAATGCTTTCGCTACCTTGATCATCGACCGCAACCCCGACTGGGCAAATTCAATGATATTGACCCCCTCGGCCGCAAGGTTATAACCGCACTGACGAGCCATTTCGCTAAATAGCCACACTTCGGTTTCACCTTCTACAAGTAACCAGCAG encodes the following:
- a CDS encoding cytochrome b, whose amino-acid sequence is MTSSVTHYNLVARTVHWVSALVIIGMFSVGLWMVDLSYYSQWYQTAPHWHKSVGLLLAGLTLFRFVWKIVTASPDVEGNTLVRIAAKIVHLAMYLLLAGLFISGYLISTEDGRGIEVFNWFTLPGGGELFTHQADIAGDVHFYAAWTLIILAVAHVLAALKHHFIDKDNTLRKMTGVIK
- a CDS encoding YceI family protein; the protein is MKHKALTMGLALALSLPFTANAADYVIDTKGAHASINFKVSHLGYSYTLGRFNTFDGEFSYDPKNVSASKVTVNVDTTSVDSNHAERDKHIRSKDFINASKFSTATFTSTKVSDLGEGKLAIDGNLNLHGQTKPITINAQFVGGGKDPWGGERVGFTGTTRLELADFDIPVMGPTSYAEMSLYVEGIKK
- a CDS encoding flavodoxin, with the translated sequence MNDKQNITNSDEVSSGDMDLNRRSTMKKIASLIVAGLVTPTIFNSKTSHAAPIINGQLKVAVVYFSKTGNTQFLAQEISRLSGGTLIEVKTVEPYPENYRATTRKAKIEQEENARPEITMSGSIEDADYVFIGYPNWWGTLPMALFTYLEQVSTANKTIIPFCTHEGSQLGRGPRDIRRLCPSSTTLAGYAQRGGDLELVKSSRSVNALHQWLASVSV
- a CDS encoding DUF4405 domain-containing protein, translating into MKRNTELIVRLLLELGIVILILFGFAYDLTGSTYHELLGMGMVVLIIFHHVFNYRWYLSLKSGKYNQSRYFRTVVNLGLAASSLIMLFGGLLNSYVLEDLLGIEWHWDTRTIHTVSAYWYLVFASIHLGMHWAMIKTMTRNSLGIQVKRNQGSVFYQRLNQLLCVVLTLLGFFAIYQRQIMQKLFALVTYDFWDFETSVWPFFLQFCAVMFLFSFLVGIVLPKFLLNRKRK
- a CDS encoding iron-containing alcohol dehydrogenase, whose product is MENFIFHNPTTVDFGSERQHAIGEHLAKNGAKHVLVVYGSDRVKRDGLFGDVQASLEKQGITFCELGGVVSNPLLTKVREGVALAKLEKVDAVLAVGGGSVLDSVKAIAAGAKFEGDVWDLFIGKAPVESALPIFSILTLAATGSEMNCGSVVTNEETKEKLGLNTPALFPTVSVVNPDLMKTVSRDYLVYSASDIIAHSIEGYFTATVQPNFQNRLIESIIKTVIETTEQLLEDNDNYTARAQFAWASTQALNGLIYSGTAGFNYPNHTIEHAISAEYNVPHGAGLSVVMPAWMKWYHGRNEAQFTRFAKEVFGLETALEGIEALEAWFDKIGTPTRLSQFDIQESEFDALADSIVKHANWFGNADTYTKEAALEILTIAK
- a CDS encoding nuclear transport factor 2 family protein codes for the protein MTSKEVRKPEFLALLDELHNAMVAVDINRLDDMLEDDYSLHHITGYEQPKREWFDVMIDHSFDYHNIRVNTDSLVLAISGSGNSAIVSGKGIFDATINGMHSPWRLEFTHEWYYHITGWRLVCSRYRSY
- a CDS encoding multidrug effflux MFS transporter, which produces MNNEVSIIKRTTSPTTGIFFMSILGALMAFTSLSTDIYLPAMPTMATELQGNAELTVTGFLIGFAIAQLIWGPISDHIGRRVPLFIGMVLFVAGSIGCAMSQSIEQIVFWRVFQALGACTGPMLSRAMIRDLYTRSRAAHMLSTLFIIMAIAPIAGPLLGGQMIKFSSWHSIFWLLAMIGTLMFFSIFYLPETLNVENRTKASLSTAFINYFELFKNLPFMRYTLSLTFYYVAIYAFITGSPFVYIDYFGIDPQHYGWLFAINIVGVMAMSFVNQQLVRHFSLDTLLKATTLIAALSIAIMMLSVKEEFGGIWMIILPIFIAFSMNGIIAASSTAAALDEIERNAGSASAVIGSLQYGSGIISTLLLATFKDGTPWTMTWIIGLFTALSALILWTKNSTNKAA